A stretch of the Streptomyces ortus genome encodes the following:
- the sucC gene encoding ADP-forming succinate--CoA ligase subunit beta: MDLFEYQARDLFAKHGVPVLAGEVIDTPEGARAATERLGGKSVVKAQVKVGGRGKAGGVKLAATPDEAVARATDILGMDIKGHTVHKVMIAETAPEILEEYYVSYLLDRTNRTFLAMASVQGGMDIEEVAEKTPEALAKVPVDAVEGVSIEKAREIVALAKFPAEVAEKVAEILVTLWETFVKEDALLLEVNPLAKVASGDVLALDGKVSLDENAEFRQADHAALEDKDAANPLEAAAKAKNLNYVKLDGEVGIIGNGAGLVMSTLDVVAYAGENHGGVKPANFLDIGGGASAAVMANGLEIILGDPDVKSVFVNVFGGITACDEVANGIVQALQLLKDKGEDVTKPLVVRLDGNNAELGRKILSDANHPLVQRVDTMDGAADKAAELAAAK; encoded by the coding sequence GTGGACCTGTTCGAGTACCAGGCGAGGGACCTCTTCGCCAAGCACGGTGTACCGGTGCTGGCCGGTGAAGTCATCGACACGCCTGAAGGGGCGCGCGCGGCGACCGAGCGACTTGGCGGCAAGTCCGTCGTCAAGGCGCAGGTCAAGGTCGGTGGCCGCGGCAAGGCCGGCGGCGTGAAGCTGGCCGCCACCCCGGACGAGGCCGTCGCTCGCGCGACGGACATTCTCGGCATGGACATCAAGGGCCACACGGTCCACAAGGTGATGATCGCCGAGACGGCCCCGGAGATTCTGGAGGAGTACTACGTCTCGTACCTCCTCGACCGCACGAACCGCACCTTCCTCGCCATGGCGTCCGTACAGGGCGGCATGGACATCGAGGAGGTCGCGGAGAAGACCCCCGAGGCCCTCGCGAAGGTCCCGGTCGACGCCGTGGAGGGCGTTTCGATCGAGAAGGCCCGCGAGATCGTGGCCCTGGCGAAGTTCCCGGCCGAGGTGGCCGAGAAGGTCGCCGAGATCCTCGTGACCCTGTGGGAGACCTTCGTCAAGGAGGACGCGCTCCTCCTGGAGGTCAACCCCCTCGCCAAGGTCGCCTCCGGTGACGTCCTGGCGCTGGACGGCAAGGTCTCCCTGGACGAGAACGCCGAGTTCCGCCAGGCGGACCACGCGGCCCTCGAGGACAAGGACGCGGCCAACCCGCTCGAGGCCGCTGCCAAGGCGAAGAACCTCAACTACGTCAAGCTCGACGGCGAGGTCGGCATCATCGGCAACGGCGCGGGTCTCGTCATGAGCACCCTCGACGTCGTCGCGTACGCCGGTGAGAACCACGGCGGCGTGAAGCCGGCCAACTTCCTCGACATCGGCGGTGGCGCCTCCGCCGCGGTCATGGCGAACGGCCTGGAGATCATCCTCGGCGACCCGGACGTCAAGTCCGTCTTCGTCAACGTCTTCGGTGGCATCACCGCCTGTGACGAGGTCGCCAACGGCATCGTCCAGGCGCTGCAGCTGCTCAAGGACAAGGGCGAGGACGTCACCAAGCCGCTGGTCGTGCGTCTCGACGGCAACAACGCCGAGCTGGGTCGCAAGATCCTCTCCGACGCCAACCACCCGCTGGTGCAGCGCGTGGACACCATGGACGGCGCGGCCGACAAGGCCGCCGAGCTCGCGGCCGCGAAGTAA
- the sucD gene encoding succinate--CoA ligase subunit alpha: MAIFLNKDSKVIVQGMTGATGMKHTKLMLADGTNIVGGVNPRKAGTSVDFDGTDIPVFGTVAEAIEKTGANVSVLFVPPAFSKAAVVEAIDAEIPLAVVITEGIAVHDSAAFWAYAKSKGNKTRIIGPNCPGLITPGQSNAGIIPGDITKPGRIGLVSKSGTLTYQMMYELRDIGFSSAVGIGGDPVIGTTHIDALAAFEADPDTDLIVMIGEIGGDAEERAADYIAKNVTKPVVGYVAGFTAPEGKTMGHAGAIVSGSSGTAAAKKEALEAAGVKVGKTPTETAKLARAILAG, encoded by the coding sequence ATGGCTATCTTCCTCAACAAGGACAGCAAGGTCATCGTCCAGGGCATGACCGGTGCCACGGGCATGAAGCACACCAAGCTCATGCTCGCTGACGGCACGAACATCGTCGGCGGCGTGAACCCGCGCAAGGCCGGCACGTCGGTCGACTTCGACGGCACCGACATCCCCGTCTTCGGCACGGTCGCCGAGGCCATCGAGAAGACGGGCGCCAACGTGTCCGTCCTCTTCGTGCCGCCGGCCTTCTCGAAGGCCGCCGTCGTCGAGGCCATCGACGCCGAGATCCCCCTCGCGGTCGTCATCACCGAGGGCATCGCCGTCCACGACTCCGCCGCCTTCTGGGCGTACGCGAAGTCGAAGGGCAACAAGACCCGCATCATCGGCCCGAACTGCCCCGGTCTCATCACCCCGGGCCAGTCCAACGCCGGCATCATCCCGGGCGACATCACGAAGCCGGGCCGTATCGGCCTGGTCTCGAAGTCCGGCACGCTGACGTACCAGATGATGTACGAGCTCCGTGACATCGGCTTCTCGTCGGCCGTCGGCATCGGTGGTGACCCCGTCATCGGGACGACGCACATCGACGCGCTCGCCGCGTTCGAGGCCGACCCCGACACCGACCTGATCGTCATGATCGGTGAGATCGGCGGCGACGCCGAGGAGCGTGCGGCGGACTACATCGCGAAGAACGTGACGAAGCCGGTCGTCGGCTACGTCGCGGGCTTCACCGCGCCCGAGGGCAAGACCATGGGCCACGCCGGCGCCATCGTCTCCGGCTCCTCCGGCACGGCCGCCGCCAAGAAGGAGGCCCTTGAGGCCGCCGGGGTCAAGGTCGGCAAGACGCCGACCGAGACGGCGAAGCTGGCCCGCGCCATCCTCGCCGGCTGA